The Aeromicrobium phoceense genome includes the window CGTGGGCCGGTCGACGAGACGCCCCGTGCAGCTGATCGAGCTGCGGCCGCTGGTCCCGTAGATCGGGAGCACGCGACCGCCGTTGTCCCGCAGCGCGGCGTAGGTGAGGTCGGAGGACTCGCCGCGCGGCGTGAACGTGAACTCGACCGCGACGAAGACGCCGGGGGAGACCAGCACCGACCCGCCCCGCGGCGCCACCGAGGACGCGCCGTCGACGGACAGCACCTCGAGGTCGCCGCTGCGCAGCTCGGCGGTCTCGCCGACCCCGGCCTCGACCTCGAACGGACGCGACGACATGGCGCGCTCGGGCAGCTGCTGGTGGAGCCACTGGCCCATGACCAGGGCGAGCACGACGAGGACGCCGGCGGTGGCGGGCGGCCGGCGCAGTCCGAGCCGGCTCACGACTCGCGCCCCTGCTCGACGTCGAACGTGCCCTCGTGCGTCGGTGCCCGGTCGAACCACATGAACTGGTCGTCGAGGGTGCTGCGGCGCCAGGTCCACTGCGAGACCTCCACGGTGGCCTCCGTGGGCAGCGGCTCGGACTCCGCCTGCTCCCACACGAACGCGACCTCGTACTCCAGGCCCGGAGCGGCGGCGCTGAGCGGCGAGCCGTCGGCCAGCACGAGCACCTGCGGCGTCGCGTCCTCGCTGCGCTCGGTCTCCTCACCGGTCAGCCCGGCGTAGAAGCCCTCCAGCCCGCGCAGGCGGATCGTGTCGCGGAGCGTGCCGGTGTAGACGGGGTGGTCGGAGGTGTTCTCGAGCGTCGCGACGACCGCGAGGTAGCGCCCGCGGACCTCCTCGTCGAGACCGAGGTCGGTGGACCAGCGCACGCGGTCGACCGTGAGGTCGAACGGCTCGGCGTGGATCTTCTCGCCGGACTCCAGCGCGGCCGGCCCGGTGGTCTCCGCCGTGGCCAGCCCGCCGAACAGGCCCGAGGCCAGCACCACCACGGCGGCCAGTGCCGCGAGCACCTGGCGCAGCGTCATCGTCCGCGACACCTGGCGCAGCCATCGGCGCAGGCGGCCGCCCTCGTCCCCCGTCATGGGCCCGATGGTAGGGCAGCGCGTCCTCCCGCGATGCCGGGACTGACCGACCGCCCGTGCGCGATACCTTGGGACCGTGACCCTCGACTCCCTCTCCCGTGACCAGCTCGACGCCTTCCTGGCGGAGCAGCAGCAGGCGTACGCCGACCTCCAGCAGGCCGGTCTCAAGCTCGACATCACGCGCGGAAAGCCCTCGTCGGACCAGCTGGACCTCTCCGAGGGACTGCTCACCACGCCGGTCGAGGATCACGTGTCCGGCGGCGTCGACGTGCGCAACTACGGGGGCGGCACCGGCCTGGCCGAGCTCCGCGCGATCTTCGCGGAGCTGCTGGGCGTGCCGGTCGACCAGCTCGTCGCCGGGAACAACGCGAGCCTGTCGATGATGCACGACTCGATCGTCTTCGCGATGCTGCACGGCACGCCGGGCGGATCGCCGTGGAAGGACGGGCCGGTCAAGTTCCTGTGCCCGTCGCCGGGCTACGACCGCCACTTCGCCATCTGCGAGCACCTCGGCATCGAGATGATCCCGGTCGCGATGCTGGAGGACGGGCCCGACATGGCCGCGGTCCGCGAGCACGTCACCGACCCGGCGGTCAAGGGCATCTGGATCGTGCCCACCTACGCCAACCCCACCGGCGCCGTCGTCAGCGAGCAGGTCGCGGCCGAGCTCGCCTCGCTGGACACCGCCGCCGGCGACTTCCGGATCTTCTGGGACAACGCCTACGCGGTGCACGACCTGACCGACCAGCACGTGAAGTCCGCCGACATCGTCGGGCTGTGCTCGGCCGCCGGTCACCCCGACCGCCCGCTGATGTTCGCGTCCACGTCGAAGATCACCCTCGCCGGCTCGGGCGTCAGCTTCCTCGCGGGCTCGCCCGACAACATCGCCTGGTACCTCTCGCACACGGCCGTGCGCACGATCGGCCCCGACAAGGTCAACCAGCTGCGCCACGCCCGGTTCCTCGGCAGCCCGCAGGGCGTGCTCGACCTGATGGCGCGTCACCGCGAGATCCTGGCCCCCAAGTTCGAGGCCGTCCTGCGGATCCTGTCCGAGCGCCTCGGCCCGCACGAGGTGGCCACGTGGACCACCCCGAAGGGCGGCTACTTCGTCAGCCTCGACGTCGTCGACGGCACGGCCTCGCGCGTCGTGCAGCTGGCGAAGGAGGCCGGCATCTCGCTGACCCCGGCGGGCGCCTCGTTCCCCTACGGCAAGGACCCGCGCGACCGGAACATCCGCATCGCGCCGTCGTTCCCGCCCATGGCGGAGCTGACGCAGGCGATGGAGGGCCTGGCCACCTGCGTGCTGCTCGCGGCGGCCGAGAAGGCCGTCTCGGCCTGACGTGCGCATCGTCATCGCGCCGGACAAGTTCGCGGGCACCCTGACCGCTCCCGAGGCGGCGCACGCCATCGCCGAGGGCTGGCGGCGCACGGCCCCGGACGACGACCTCGTCGAGGCGCCGATGGCCGACGGGGGACCGGGCTTCGTCGACGCCCTGCAGGACGCGTTCGGCGAGGAGGGGCGCCTCGAGGTCGTCAGCGTCCCCGGACCCCTGGGCGAGCCCACGCCGGTCGGGCTGCTCGTGGTGGGGGACACGGTCTACCTCGAGTCCGCCCAGGCGTGCGGCCTGCACCTCGTGCCCGAGCCGCGGCCGATGGACGCCACGACCGTGGGAGTCGGCCGGGCGATCGACGCGGCCGTCGACGGGGGAGCGCGGCGCATCGTCGTGGGCCTGGGCGGCAGCGCCACCAGTGACGGGGGCGCCGGACTGCTCGCCGCCCTCGGGGCCACGGCCGACGTCCCCCTGGACGCCGGGCCCGCCGGACTCGACGGGGTCACTCGCGTGGACCTCGGTCCGGTCCGGGAGCGGCTGGCCGACGTGGAGCTAGTGGTCGCCGCCGACGTCGAGACCACGCTGCTGGGCATGTTCGGCGCCGCCCGCACCTTCGGCCCGCAGAAGGGCCTCACCGACGAGCAGGTCCTCACGGTGGACCACCGGCTCGACCGCTTCGTCGAGGCCGCGTGCGGCAGCACGCCGGCGGAACGTCGCGTCGCCGACCAGAAGGGCGCCGGCGCGGCGGGCGGGCTGGGCTTCGCACTGCTCGTGCTGGGCGCCGAGGTGACGTCCGGGATCGCGCTGGTCGCCCACGAGGCCGGACTGGCCGAGCTCGTGGCGGGGGCCGATCTCGTGATCTCGGGGGAGGGCGCGTTCGACTACTCCTCCCGCGCGGGCAAGGTCGTCCACGGCGTCGCCTCGCTCGCGATGGCCGGGGCCACGCCGTGCGTCGTGCTGGCCGGCCGGGTCGACGTCGGCAGCCGCGAGATGCGCGCGCTGGGGGTCGAATCGGCGTACGGGCTGGTCGACCGGGTGGGCGAGGAGGCCGCCCTGCGCGAGCCCGCACGGCACCTGGCCGATCTCGCCGCACGCGTCGCGCGGTCCTGGTCGGCCTGAGGCGACGCGCGATAGGCCCCGGCCGGCTCCACGGGTTCGATCGGCCGCGTACCATGGGAATCGAACCGGATCGCGCCGTGTTGCACCCGGTAGCACGATCCATCCGTAGACCGAGGAGCCTCGATGACCGCCACGGACCAGACCAGCACCGAAACCACGCCCGCCGACGGGATCACGCTCAGCGACGGCGCGGCCGGCAAGGTCAAGAGCCTGCTGGAGCAGGAAGGCCGCGACGACCTCGCGCTGCGCATCGCCGTGCAGCCCGGTGGTTGCTCGGGCTTGCGCTACCAGCTCTTCTTCGACGAGCGCACGCTCGACGGTGACGAGATCCGCGAGTTCGACGGCGTCAACGTCGTCGTCGACCGCATGAGCCTGCCGTACCTCCACGGCGCCACGATCGACTTCGTCGACACCATCGAGAAGCAGGGCTTCACCATCGACAACCCGATGGCGACCGGCTCGTGCGCCTGCGGCGACTCCTTCCACTGAGCCGAGCAGACTGAGCCGTTCGGGCACGTACGTCGATCGGGGCACGCCACCGGGTTTCCGGAGGCGTGCCCCGATCGCCTATCGTGGCGGCCGTGCACCTTGCCATCGCCGGATCGGTAGCCACCGACCACCTGCAGACCTTCGCCGGTAAGTTCTCCGACTCGCTCGTGCCCGACCAGCTGGACAAGCTGGCGGTCTCGTTCCTGGTCGAGGACCTCGACGTCCGCCGCGGCGGATGCGCCGCCAACATCGCCTTCGGCCTGGGCAGCCTGGGCCTGCACCCCACCCTCGTGGCGGCCGTCGGGCGCGACTTCGACCTCGGCTACCGCGAGTGGCTGCAGGAGGCCGGCGTCGACACCTCGACCGTCCTGGTCCACCCCACGCTGCACACCGCCCTGTGCACCATCACGACCGACGAGGCACACGCCCAGATCGTGACGTTCTACCCCGGCGCGATGGCGCAGGCCCGCGAGATCGACATCGCCGCCCTGCACGCCCATCAGCCGATCGACCTGCTCCTGATCGGCCCCGACGATCCCGACGGCATGCTGCGCCACACGCGCACGGCCCGCGAGCTGGGCATCCCGTTCGCCGCCGACCCGTCGCAGCAGCTGGCCTGGGCCGGTGGCGAGCTGATCCGCGACCTCATCGACGGCGCGGCCTACCTCTTCAGCAACGACTACGAGGCGGCGCTGATCGCCAAGAAGACCGGCTGGAGCGACGCCGACATCGCCGAGCGGGTGGGTGTGCGCGTCGTGACGCACGGCAAGGACGGCTGCGTCGTCATCGAGTCCGACGGCACGCGCCACGAGATCGGCGCCATCGGCGGCGTCACCGCGGTGGACCCGACGGGCGTCGGCGACAGCTTCCGTGCGGGCTTCATGGCCGGCATCGCGGCCGGCCTGTCGCTCGACCGCGCGGCCCAGGTCGGCTGCACGATCGCGGCCAGTGTGGTCGAGACGATCGGCACCCAGGAGTACGTGCTGGAACGCTCGGCGTTCCTCGATCGGGTCCGCTCCACGTACGGCGACGAGGCCTGCGACGAGATCGGCGAGGCCCTCTCGATCAGCCACGACGCGGTAGTCAAGTCAGGCTGACCTAACCCGCTGGGCGACCGGTCGCCTGCGTTACTGTTCTTCAAAACCCTGTGTGGTCAAGATCTTCTGAGAAAGGCGCCCCGTGGGTCGGATGAAACTGGCGGTGTTGACCGCCCTGGCCGCTGTCATGCTTGGCGGCTGCTCGCCCCTGGACGAGTCGGATCTGAACCGACTCGCCCTCCCTGTGGCCGGATCGGACCGATCCATCTACATGTGGAACCTCTGGCTGGGCACCTGGATCGCGGTCCTCGTGGTCTTCCTGCTCGTGTTCGGCATGATCGTCTACGCGCCGGTCCGCTACCGCCGCAAGAAGAGCGACGAACCGGCCCCCGTGCAGGTGCGCTACAACCTGCCGCTGGAGGCGCTCTACACGATCGCCCCGGTGATCATCGTCGCCGTGTTCTTCTTCCACACCGTGGAGTCGCAGAACGCCCAGCTCGAAGAGGTCGAGAACCCCGATCACACGATCGAGGTCGTCGGCAGCAAGTGGCAGTGGACCTTCAACTACCTCGAGGGCGCCCCCGGCGGTGAGCCGGTCTTCGACCAGGGCGACACCGCGAACCTGCCCGAGCTGTGGCTGCCCGTGAACGAGTCGGTGAAGTTCGAGCTGATCTCGCCGGACGTCATCCACTCCTTCTGGGTCCCCGAGTTCTACTTCAAGATGGACGTCGTCCCGGGCAACATCCCCGGCAAGGACGGCAACAACTCATTCACCATGACGCCGAACCGCGAGGGCACCTTCACCGGTCGCTGCGCTGAGCTGTGCGGCGTCTACCACACCCGCATGCTGTTCAAGGTCAAGGTCGTGTCCGCCGAGGAGTACGAGGCGCACCTGGCCGACCTCGAGGCGGCCGGACAGATTGGCACGCCGAAGGGTTCCACGACAGCTGACACCGTCGCCGGCATCACTGCCAGCGGCGAGAGCGAACCGGAGGACTGATGGCCACCGCAACCTTCGACGCGCCCGAGGCACGCAGCAGCACCGGGGTCCGGGAGCGCTCCTTCGGGACGAAGGCCTTCACGCTGCTGACGACCACCGACCACAAGGTCATCGGTCAGATGTACGCCGTGACGACGTTCTTCTTCTTCATCTTCGGCGGCATCCTGGCGCTCATCATCCGCGCCGAGCTGGCCCGCCCGGGTGGACAGTTCGTCGGCGACGAGACGTACAACCAGCTGTTCACGATGCACGGCACGATCATGCTGCTGATGTTCGCGACGCCGTTGTTCTTCGCGTTCGGCAACATGATCATGCCGCTGCAGATCGGCGCCCCCGACGTGGCGTTCCCGCGCCTGAACATGTTCAGCTACTGGCTGTACCTGTTCGGCTCGCTGATCGCCGTCTCGGGCTTCGTCGTCCCCGGTGGCGCCGCCAGCTTCGGCTGGTTCGCCTACATGCCGCTGTCGGACTCGATCAACAGCCCTGGTGTCGGTGGCGACCTGTGGGTCATGGGCCTCTACATGTCCGGCCTGGGCACGATCCTGGGCGCGGTCAACTTCATCACCACGATCTTCTGCATGCGCGCACCCGGCATGACGATGTTCCGGATGCCGATCTTCGTGTGGAACACGCTGGTCACCAGCATCCTGATCATCATCGTCTTCCCGGTGTTCGCCGCTGCGCTGCTCGCGCTGGGCGCCGACCGCATGCTCGGGGCGCACGTGTTCGACCCATCCACGGGCGGGCCGATCATGTACCAGCACCTGTTCTGGTTCTTCGGTCACCCCGAGGTCTACATCATCGCCCTGCCGTTCTTCGGCATCATCACCGAAGTTCTGCCGGTCTTCAGCCGCAAGCCCGTGTTCGGCTACGTCGGCCTGGTCGGCGCGACGTTGGCGATCGCAGTCCTGTCGGCGGCGGTGTGGGCGCACCACATGTTCGTCACCGGCGCGGTGAATCTGGCGTTCTTCAGCTTCATGACGTTGTTGATCGGCGTGCCGACCGGCGTGAAGTTCTTCAACTGGATCGGCACGATGTGGGGAGGCTCCGTCTCCTTCGACACACCGCTGCTCTTCGCGCTGGGCTTCCTGACGACCTTCCTGTTCGGTGGCCTGACCGGCATCGTCCTGGCCTCGCCGGCCCTGGACTTCCACCTGTCCGACACCTACTTCGTGGTCGCGCACTTCCACTACGTCGTGTTCGGCACGGTCGTGTTCGCGATGTTCGCCGGCTACTACTACTGGTGGCCGAAGATCACGGGCCGGATGCTCGACGAGAAGCTGGGCAAGATCCACTTCTGGCTGCTGTTCGTCGGCTTCCACCTGACCTTCCTGGTGCAGCACTGGCTGGGCGTCGAGGGCTTCCCGCGTCGCTACGCCGACTACCTGCCCGGCGACGGCTTCACCCGCCTGAACGAGATCTCCACGATCGGTGCGTTCCTGCTGGGAGCCTCCACGCTGCCGTTCATCTACAACGTGTGGAAGTCTCGCAAGGCGCCACTGGTCCGCCAGGACGACCCGTGGGGCTGGGGCCGCACGCTCGAGTGGGCCACTTCCAGCCCGCCGCCGCGTCACAACTTCGTGTCGCTGCCGCGGATCCGCTCGGAGAGCCCCGCGTTCGACCTGCACCACCCGGACGTGGTCGAGCTCGAGCTGGCGCAGAACCCCGACGAGGACAAGCCGCTGGCCGACGCCCCCGATGTCGAGGGTCGTCGCGAGGCGCTCGGCAACGACCCGAAGGCTGGTGAGTGAGCGATGCGCAAGGAATTCTGGCTGTTCTTCAGCTGCGCCATCTTCTTCGTCATCGTGACGCCGGTCTACTGGGCGGTCGCCCACGAGGTCACCGGCACGGTCGCGCTCGTCATGGCGATGCTGCTGTTCTTCATGATCAGCTTCTACCTGTGGTTCGTCGCCAAGGCGATCCCCGAGCGTCCCGAGGACCGTCAGGACGGCGAGATCGTGGAGGGTGCCGGCGAGCTCGGCTTCTTCCCGCCCTACAGCTGGTGGCCGCTGTTCGCGGCGATGGCGTTCGGCATGCTGGTGCTGGGCGTCGTCTTCGGCTGGTGGCTGTTCATCATGGCCCTGCCGTTCGGGGCGATCTGCGTAGTCGGCTGGCTGTTCGAGTACTACCGGGGCGCGCACGCTCACTGAGCCTCGCCTCGCACGACGATGCCCTCGGAGTTTCGGCTCCGGGGGCGTTTCGTCGTCCGGGCGGTGGGTCGGCCTGCCTAGACTTTCAGGCGTGAGTACGTGGGGAACGCGGGCCGTGGGCCTGCTGACGGTGATGGTCCTGGCTGCGTCGTGCACCGGTGGCGGAGCGGCGAGCCCGGAGGACGAGGTCGAGGCGAAGGCGCCGCTGACCATCTCGGCGAGTGTCGACGACGGTGCTTCGGACGTCGCCGTCGACACAGTCGTCACCGTCGACGGCTTCGAGGGTCAGCTGGCGGAGGTTTCCCTGGCGTCCGACGACGGGAAGTCGACCGTGCCGGGCGAGATCCACGGCGTCCGCTGGACGGCGTCCGGGCTCCTCGAG containing:
- a CDS encoding PfkB family carbohydrate kinase, which translates into the protein MHLAIAGSVATDHLQTFAGKFSDSLVPDQLDKLAVSFLVEDLDVRRGGCAANIAFGLGSLGLHPTLVAAVGRDFDLGYREWLQEAGVDTSTVLVHPTLHTALCTITTDEAHAQIVTFYPGAMAQAREIDIAALHAHQPIDLLLIGPDDPDGMLRHTRTARELGIPFAADPSQQLAWAGGELIRDLIDGAAYLFSNDYEAALIAKKTGWSDADIAERVGVRVVTHGKDGCVVIESDGTRHEIGAIGGVTAVDPTGVGDSFRAGFMAGIAAGLSLDRAAQVGCTIAASVVETIGTQEYVLERSAFLDRVRSTYGDEACDEIGEALSISHDAVVKSG
- the coxB gene encoding cytochrome c oxidase subunit II, with the protein product MWNLWLGTWIAVLVVFLLVFGMIVYAPVRYRRKKSDEPAPVQVRYNLPLEALYTIAPVIIVAVFFFHTVESQNAQLEEVENPDHTIEVVGSKWQWTFNYLEGAPGGEPVFDQGDTANLPELWLPVNESVKFELISPDVIHSFWVPEFYFKMDVVPGNIPGKDGNNSFTMTPNREGTFTGRCAELCGVYHTRMLFKVKVVSAEEYEAHLADLEAAGQIGTPKGSTTADTVAGITASGESEPED
- the ctaD gene encoding cytochrome c oxidase subunit I encodes the protein MATATFDAPEARSSTGVRERSFGTKAFTLLTTTDHKVIGQMYAVTTFFFFIFGGILALIIRAELARPGGQFVGDETYNQLFTMHGTIMLLMFATPLFFAFGNMIMPLQIGAPDVAFPRLNMFSYWLYLFGSLIAVSGFVVPGGAASFGWFAYMPLSDSINSPGVGGDLWVMGLYMSGLGTILGAVNFITTIFCMRAPGMTMFRMPIFVWNTLVTSILIIIVFPVFAAALLALGADRMLGAHVFDPSTGGPIMYQHLFWFFGHPEVYIIALPFFGIITEVLPVFSRKPVFGYVGLVGATLAIAVLSAAVWAHHMFVTGAVNLAFFSFMTLLIGVPTGVKFFNWIGTMWGGSVSFDTPLLFALGFLTTFLFGGLTGIVLASPALDFHLSDTYFVVAHFHYVVFGTVVFAMFAGYYYWWPKITGRMLDEKLGKIHFWLLFVGFHLTFLVQHWLGVEGFPRRYADYLPGDGFTRLNEISTIGAFLLGASTLPFIYNVWKSRKAPLVRQDDPWGWGRTLEWATSSPPPRHNFVSLPRIRSESPAFDLHHPDVVELELAQNPDEDKPLADAPDVEGRREALGNDPKAGE
- a CDS encoding cytochrome c oxidase subunit 4, yielding MRKEFWLFFSCAIFFVIVTPVYWAVAHEVTGTVALVMAMLLFFMISFYLWFVAKAIPERPEDRQDGEIVEGAGELGFFPPYSWWPLFAAMAFGMLVLGVVFGWWLFIMALPFGAICVVGWLFEYYRGAHAH
- a CDS encoding aminotransferase class I/II-fold pyridoxal phosphate-dependent enzyme, whose translation is MTLDSLSRDQLDAFLAEQQQAYADLQQAGLKLDITRGKPSSDQLDLSEGLLTTPVEDHVSGGVDVRNYGGGTGLAELRAIFAELLGVPVDQLVAGNNASLSMMHDSIVFAMLHGTPGGSPWKDGPVKFLCPSPGYDRHFAICEHLGIEMIPVAMLEDGPDMAAVREHVTDPAVKGIWIVPTYANPTGAVVSEQVAAELASLDTAAGDFRIFWDNAYAVHDLTDQHVKSADIVGLCSAAGHPDRPLMFASTSKITLAGSGVSFLAGSPDNIAWYLSHTAVRTIGPDKVNQLRHARFLGSPQGVLDLMARHREILAPKFEAVLRILSERLGPHEVATWTTPKGGYFVSLDVVDGTASRVVQLAKEAGISLTPAGASFPYGKDPRDRNIRIAPSFPPMAELTQAMEGLATCVLLAAAEKAVSA
- a CDS encoding glycerate kinase; this translates as MRIVIAPDKFAGTLTAPEAAHAIAEGWRRTAPDDDLVEAPMADGGPGFVDALQDAFGEEGRLEVVSVPGPLGEPTPVGLLVVGDTVYLESAQACGLHLVPEPRPMDATTVGVGRAIDAAVDGGARRIVVGLGGSATSDGGAGLLAALGATADVPLDAGPAGLDGVTRVDLGPVRERLADVELVVAADVETTLLGMFGAARTFGPQKGLTDEQVLTVDHRLDRFVEAACGSTPAERRVADQKGAGAAGGLGFALLVLGAEVTSGIALVAHEAGLAELVAGADLVISGEGAFDYSSRAGKVVHGVASLAMAGATPCVVLAGRVDVGSREMRALGVESAYGLVDRVGEEAALREPARHLADLAARVARSWSA
- a CDS encoding HesB/IscA family protein: MTATDQTSTETTPADGITLSDGAAGKVKSLLEQEGRDDLALRIAVQPGGCSGLRYQLFFDERTLDGDEIREFDGVNVVVDRMSLPYLHGATIDFVDTIEKQGFTIDNPMATGSCACGDSFH